One Bacteroidales bacterium DNA window includes the following coding sequences:
- the nrfD gene encoding polysulfide reductase NrfD, giving the protein MYKAEVRGPLILGDKNYSQITSDIIAPIDNKTPTWWKVAMGISVFAALWGMVALYYTVRYGLGTWAVNNSVAWGWEIINFVWWIGIGHAGTAFSIFLLILRQKWRTSINRAAEAMTVFAVICAAIFPAIHMGRVWLAFYIFPYPNTRGPLWVNFNSPLFWDFIAISAYLLISASFWYFGMVPDFASIRDKATNKVKKAVYGLLAFGWTGSSREWLRYEGLSYVLGGIAAVLVVSVHSIVSTDFASSVIPGWHTTLFPPYFVVGAIFSGFAMVMTLMIVIRKFYSLEQYVTDDHLNAIARILVFISLIMGTAYATEVFIAWYGGNEYEMFTFFKNRVTGTYTFMFWAMITCNAIIPQLMWSKKIRSNITALFIISLIINLGMWYERYNIVVTSLAKDYLPSSWTVYSPTWVEIGIYIGTLGIFVTGVLLFFRFIPMIAISEVKSVLKPTSLNKYSKTH; this is encoded by the coding sequence ATGTACAAAGCCGAAGTAAGAGGTCCGCTGATCCTGGGGGATAAGAATTATTCCCAGATTACCAGCGACATCATTGCTCCCATCGACAATAAAACGCCAACCTGGTGGAAGGTTGCTATGGGCATCAGCGTCTTTGCTGCCCTCTGGGGAATGGTTGCCCTGTATTATACTGTCAGATATGGATTGGGAACCTGGGCGGTGAATAATTCAGTTGCCTGGGGATGGGAAATCATCAATTTTGTTTGGTGGATTGGTATCGGGCATGCCGGGACTGCATTCTCAATATTCCTGCTGATCCTGCGTCAGAAATGGCGTACATCAATCAATAGGGCAGCAGAAGCAATGACCGTTTTTGCAGTGATCTGTGCAGCCATTTTCCCTGCTATTCACATGGGTAGGGTTTGGCTTGCTTTTTACATCTTTCCTTATCCCAATACCCGCGGTCCGCTTTGGGTGAATTTTAATTCCCCGCTTTTCTGGGATTTTATCGCTATCAGTGCTTACCTGCTGATTTCAGCATCATTCTGGTATTTTGGGATGGTTCCTGATTTTGCATCTATTCGTGATAAGGCCACCAATAAAGTAAAGAAAGCCGTTTATGGACTCCTGGCTTTCGGCTGGACCGGCAGTTCAAGGGAGTGGTTACGTTATGAAGGACTCAGTTATGTTCTCGGCGGAATTGCCGCTGTTCTGGTAGTATCTGTTCATAGTATCGTATCTACCGACTTTGCCAGTTCTGTTATCCCGGGTTGGCATACAACTCTATTTCCTCCATATTTTGTCGTTGGCGCAATCTTTTCAGGTTTTGCAATGGTTATGACCCTAATGATCGTGATCAGAAAGTTCTATAGCCTGGAACAATATGTTACTGATGACCACCTGAATGCAATAGCCAGAATCCTTGTTTTCATATCACTTATCATGGGAACAGCTTATGCAACTGAGGTTTTTATTGCCTGGTACGGTGGAAATGAATATGAGATGTTCACCTTCTTTAAAAATAGAGTTACCGGAACCTATACATTCATGTTCTGGGCTATGATCACCTGTAATGCCATCATTCCACAATTAATGTGGTCGAAAAAGATCCGTAGCAATATTACAGCCTTATTTATTATATCCCTCATTATCAACCTCGGGATGTGGTATGAAAGATATAATATTGTGGTCACTTCTCTTGCCAAAGATTATCTTCCCTCCTCCTGGACTGTTTATTCTCCGACCTGGGTTGAAATTGGCATATACATCGGCACCCTCGGGATATTTGTAACCGGCGTTCTTTTATTCTTCCGATTCATTCCTATGATTGCAATCAGTGAAGTGAAGAGTGTGCTGAAACCCACCAGCCTCAATAAATACTCTAAAACCCATTAA